Proteins from a single region of Phycisphaerae bacterium:
- the dprA gene encoding DNA-processing protein DprA produces MLEHPLAPSSVASSAAIEHLRWSLTPEVGPVLFGRLIECFGSAQQALVTSAAQLERVDGIGATTADKIARGREAAEVEAELELAARHGVRIICRDDAEYPRALLHIPDPPICLYVRGQIQPEDAVAIGIVGSRRCTLYGREQANRFGYQLGSQGITIVSGLARGVDGESHKGAIAAGGRTLAVLGNGLSMIYPPEHQDLADRIVHQGAVLSELPMATSPNSGNFLPRNRLIAGLSLGVLVVEAARRSGSLTTGRLASEYNRELFALPGRVDSEYSQGTNALIRDQHAKCVTCAEDILEELGEVGKALSSGNGIPANEAAEIAPAAAGLKREEQLLCSVLSRQEQSIEMLAEATSLPAGRIASMLITLQLRGLARQLPGNLFVRARGR; encoded by the coding sequence ATGCTGGAGCATCCTCTCGCCCCATCGTCGGTCGCCTCATCGGCGGCGATCGAGCATCTGCGTTGGTCGCTGACGCCGGAAGTGGGACCGGTCCTGTTCGGGCGGCTGATTGAGTGCTTCGGGTCCGCCCAGCAGGCTCTCGTGACGTCGGCTGCTCAGCTGGAACGGGTGGACGGGATCGGGGCGACGACGGCGGACAAGATCGCGCGGGGGCGCGAAGCGGCCGAGGTGGAGGCGGAACTCGAACTGGCCGCCAGGCACGGGGTGCGGATCATCTGCCGGGACGACGCGGAGTACCCCCGAGCTCTGCTGCACATACCCGACCCGCCCATCTGCCTGTACGTTCGCGGACAGATCCAACCGGAGGATGCCGTGGCCATCGGGATCGTTGGCTCGCGGCGGTGCACCCTGTACGGACGCGAGCAGGCCAACCGGTTCGGTTATCAGCTGGGCTCGCAGGGAATCACCATCGTTTCCGGTCTGGCCCGGGGCGTGGACGGCGAGTCGCACAAGGGGGCAATCGCGGCCGGCGGGCGGACGCTGGCGGTGCTGGGCAACGGATTGAGCATGATCTACCCGCCGGAGCACCAGGACCTGGCGGATCGAATCGTTCACCAGGGTGCGGTGCTGAGCGAGCTGCCGATGGCCACCTCCCCGAACTCGGGCAACTTCCTCCCGCGGAACCGGCTGATCGCCGGACTGTCGCTGGGGGTTCTGGTCGTGGAGGCGGCCCGACGAAGCGGGTCGCTGACCACGGGGCGACTGGCCAGCGAGTACAACCGGGAGCTGTTCGCGCTGCCCGGCCGGGTCGATTCCGAGTATTCCCAGGGGACCAATGCCCTGATTCGCGATCAGCACGCCAAGTGCGTGACCTGCGCCGAGGACATACTCGAGGAGCTGGGCGAGGTAGGCAAGGCGCTCTCATCCGGGAATGGTATACCCGCCAACGAGGCGGCGGAGATCGCGCCGGCGGCGGCAGGACTCAAGCGGGAGGAGCAGCTCTTGTGCAGTGTCCTCAGCCGCCAGGAGCAATCCATCGAGATGCTGGCGGAGGCCACCTCGCTGCCCGCGGGCCGGATTGCGTCCATGCTGATCACCCTGCAGCTGCGCGGTCTGGCTCGGCAACTGCCGGGCAACCTGTTCGTGCGAGCGAGAGGTCGGTAG
- a CDS encoding Gfo/Idh/MocA family oxidoreductase encodes MDTMSRRRFIGAASAAVAFPTIVSSRLRGEDAPSNKITVGFIGTGSHGTDRNLVQYLRQPDARVLVVCDVDSNRMKNAKAMVDQKYGNKDCAMTGDFREVLAREDIDAVMISTPDHWHTLISVMAVRAGKDVQCEKPTLTIDEGRILVDVVRKNRKVFQTSTEDRSLGVYRRMVELVRNGRIGKVQKVEVVLPRQPTSPGDPTPQPVPPELDYDMWLGPAPQAPYNKDRVHFNFRWIQDYSGGIICDWGTHLFDTAQYALDVERSGPAEIEGKGTYWEGGLYDTVKEYDVTYRYASGVVMTCKPGNPSIRFTGTDGWVGNTGWDAPLEASSPEIAKAKIGPEEFRVTANPAGEHRDFLDCVKSRKDPYFPVDIGHRVSSVCHLANIAIKLGRKLRWDPKAERFADDDQANAMCKVRPMRKPWSLT; translated from the coding sequence ATGGACACCATGTCTCGACGCAGGTTCATCGGGGCGGCATCCGCGGCAGTGGCCTTTCCGACAATCGTCTCTTCTCGTCTGCGGGGAGAGGACGCACCCAGCAACAAGATCACCGTGGGCTTCATCGGGACCGGTTCGCACGGGACGGACCGCAACCTGGTGCAATACCTCAGGCAGCCCGATGCCCGCGTGCTCGTGGTCTGCGACGTCGACTCCAACCGGATGAAGAACGCCAAGGCCATGGTGGACCAGAAGTACGGCAACAAAGACTGCGCGATGACCGGGGATTTCCGCGAGGTCCTGGCTCGCGAGGACATCGACGCGGTCATGATCTCCACCCCCGATCACTGGCATACGCTGATCAGCGTGATGGCCGTCCGGGCGGGCAAGGACGTGCAGTGCGAGAAGCCGACGCTGACCATCGACGAGGGCAGGATCCTCGTCGACGTTGTCCGCAAGAACAGGAAGGTCTTCCAGACCAGTACCGAGGACCGCTCCTTGGGCGTCTATCGCCGGATGGTGGAGCTGGTCCGCAACGGCCGGATCGGCAAGGTCCAGAAGGTCGAGGTGGTGTTGCCGAGGCAGCCGACCTCGCCCGGTGATCCAACGCCGCAGCCGGTGCCGCCCGAGCTCGACTACGACATGTGGCTCGGCCCGGCCCCTCAGGCCCCGTACAACAAGGACCGCGTCCACTTCAACTTCCGGTGGATCCAGGACTACTCCGGCGGGATCATCTGCGACTGGGGTACCCATCTGTTCGATACCGCCCAGTACGCCCTGGATGTCGAGCGGAGCGGACCAGCGGAGATCGAGGGCAAGGGCACCTACTGGGAAGGGGGGTTGTATGATACGGTCAAGGAGTACGACGTCACTTACCGCTACGCCAGCGGGGTGGTCATGACCTGCAAGCCGGGCAATCCAAGCATCCGGTTCACCGGGACCGACGGCTGGGTGGGCAACACCGGCTGGGACGCACCCCTCGAGGCGAGTTCACCGGAGATCGCCAAGGCCAAGATCGGCCCGGAGGAGTTTCGGGTGACCGCCAATCCGGCCGGTGAGCACCGCGATTTCCTCGACTGCGTCAAGAGCCGCAAGGATCCGTATTTCCCGGTGGACATCGGCCACCGCGTCTCCTCGGTATGCCACCTGGCCAACATCGCCATCAAGCTGGGGCGGAAGCTCAGGTGGGATCCGAAGGCGGAGCGATTCGCCGACGACGATCAGGCGAACGCGATGTGCAAGGTCCGGCCAATGCGCAAGCCGTGGTCGCTGACCTGA
- a CDS encoding D-aminoacylase, producing the protein MPAEGAVLIRNAMIYDGSGQAPDRGEIAIEGDTIAAVGRSLGVQAGLEIDAEGLAVAPGFINMLSWANESLIHDGRSQSDIRQGVTLEVLGEGSSMGPWNSTMKKEERDLQADIKYDIEWTTLGEFLDYLVARGISCNVASFVGATTVRVHELGYADRPPSPVELERMCRLVRNAMAEGAMGVASALIYTPGFFAKTDELIALAGAAAEYDGLYISHIRNEGDNIMEALGEFLTIAREAGARSEIYHLKASGRANWDKIEGVFEKIEAARAGGLQITADMYPYHASSTGLDSIMPPWVQEGGHRAWVDRLKDAAIRKRVKREMRIPSTGWDNGWLSAGSPENILLVGFRSERLKPLAGRTLAEVAAARGCSPEDTAIDLVIEDDSRVGASFFSMSEENIRKEICRPWVSFCSDSGSLATEGVFLRSQPHPRAYGAFARLLGKYVRDEKLIPLQEAVRRLTSLPAENLRIRGRGRLAPGYFADVVVFDPAAVHDHATFRQPHQYATGMVHVLVNGVQVLKDGEHTGATPGRVVRGPGWRRTVC; encoded by the coding sequence ATGCCGGCGGAAGGTGCTGTGCTGATCCGTAACGCCATGATCTACGACGGCTCGGGCCAGGCTCCCGACCGGGGCGAGATTGCGATCGAAGGCGACACCATCGCCGCGGTGGGGCGGTCGCTCGGTGTTCAGGCGGGTTTGGAGATCGACGCCGAGGGCCTGGCGGTAGCGCCCGGTTTCATCAACATGTTGAGCTGGGCCAACGAGTCGCTCATCCACGACGGGCGATCGCAGAGTGACATCCGGCAGGGAGTCACGCTCGAGGTGCTCGGCGAGGGCAGTTCCATGGGGCCGTGGAACAGCACGATGAAGAAGGAGGAGCGCGACCTTCAAGCCGACATCAAGTACGACATTGAGTGGACGACGCTGGGTGAGTTCCTCGATTACCTGGTTGCCCGCGGCATCTCCTGCAACGTGGCCTCATTCGTCGGGGCGACGACGGTGCGGGTGCACGAGCTCGGATATGCGGATCGGCCGCCGAGCCCGGTGGAACTGGAGCGGATGTGCAGGCTGGTGCGCAATGCGATGGCCGAGGGGGCGATGGGAGTTGCCTCGGCGTTGATTTACACGCCGGGCTTCTTCGCCAAGACCGACGAACTGATCGCCCTGGCGGGAGCGGCTGCCGAGTACGACGGCCTTTACATCTCGCACATTCGCAACGAAGGGGACAACATCATGGAGGCCCTGGGCGAGTTCCTGACGATCGCGAGGGAAGCGGGAGCCCGCTCGGAGATCTATCATCTGAAGGCTTCGGGCCGGGCCAACTGGGACAAGATCGAGGGGGTCTTCGAGAAGATCGAGGCGGCGCGGGCCGGCGGCCTGCAGATCACGGCGGACATGTACCCTTACCACGCCAGTTCGACCGGCCTGGACAGCATCATGCCCCCGTGGGTCCAGGAGGGTGGTCACCGGGCCTGGGTTGACCGGCTGAAGGACGCGGCGATCCGCAAGCGGGTCAAGCGTGAGATGCGCATTCCCAGCACCGGGTGGGACAATGGCTGGCTGTCTGCCGGATCTCCGGAGAACATTTTGCTGGTCGGTTTTCGTTCCGAGCGACTGAAACCCTTGGCCGGCCGGACGCTGGCGGAAGTGGCGGCGGCGCGGGGTTGCTCGCCGGAGGACACGGCCATAGATCTGGTCATCGAGGACGACAGCCGGGTTGGGGCGTCGTTCTTCAGCATGTCCGAGGAGAACATCCGGAAGGAGATTTGCCGGCCGTGGGTCAGCTTCTGTTCCGATTCCGGGTCGCTGGCCACGGAGGGGGTTTTTTTGAGGAGTCAGCCTCACCCGCGGGCCTACGGCGCGTTTGCCCGGCTGCTCGGGAAGTACGTTCGTGACGAGAAGTTGATTCCGCTGCAGGAGGCCGTTCGCCGGCTGACATCGCTGCCGGCGGAGAACCTGCGTATCCGGGGCCGGGGCCGCCTGGCACCCGGCTATTTCGCGGATGTGGTGGTCTTTGACCCGGCGGCGGTCCACGATCACGCGACCTTCCGGCAGCCTCACCAGTATGCCACGGGCATGGTTCACGTCCTGGTCAACGGCGTGCAGGTACTCAAGGACGGCGAGCACACCGGGGCCACGCCCGGCCGGGTGGTACGTGGCCCGGGATGGCGGCGCACGGTGTGCTAA
- a CDS encoding Gfo/Idh/MocA family oxidoreductase, producing the protein MNQSAGQSNVNLNRRDLLKNTALASAGTVFAALATEGCAEMPRMSVATTIPAPKARETIRVGFVGVGGMGTGHVNNLLKIEGVELKAVCDVVPEKAARVQEMCAKAGKPKPTAYTKGPEDFRRLCEQEELDLVYTATPWEWHVPVCVAALKAGKHAATEVPASLTLEGCWQLVETAEKVGKHAVMMENCCYDRSELMIMNMVRKGLFGELLHAECGYMHDLRGIKFSKGGEGLWRRVHAMKMDANLYPTHGLGPVAQYMNINRGDRFDFLVSMSGPSKGLQAYAAEHLPADDPRRKEKYVLGDVNSTLIKTVKGLTILLQHDTNLPRPYSRLLVVQGTKGIFRGFPDQIHLEGRTDGHDWEPADKYRPEFDHPLWKTMQDRSKGAGHGGMDFIEDFRLIRALRTGQYPDQDVYDAAAWSAPVELTARSVANRSRPADFPDFTRGRWKTTPPMGILEA; encoded by the coding sequence ATGAACCAATCCGCTGGCCAATCGAATGTCAACCTGAACCGTCGTGATCTGCTCAAGAACACCGCCCTGGCCTCGGCGGGCACGGTCTTCGCCGCGCTGGCGACCGAAGGGTGCGCCGAGATGCCCCGGATGAGCGTGGCCACAACCATTCCCGCCCCGAAAGCCCGCGAGACCATCAGGGTGGGTTTCGTCGGTGTGGGCGGCATGGGCACCGGCCACGTCAACAACCTCCTCAAGATCGAGGGCGTCGAGCTGAAGGCGGTCTGCGACGTCGTGCCCGAGAAGGCCGCCCGGGTACAGGAGATGTGCGCCAAGGCGGGTAAGCCCAAGCCGACGGCGTACACCAAGGGGCCGGAGGATTTCCGGCGGTTGTGCGAGCAGGAGGAACTGGACCTGGTCTACACCGCGACACCGTGGGAGTGGCACGTGCCGGTGTGCGTGGCCGCCCTCAAGGCCGGCAAACACGCCGCCACGGAAGTGCCCGCGTCGTTGACCCTCGAGGGTTGCTGGCAACTGGTCGAGACCGCGGAGAAAGTGGGCAAACACGCGGTCATGATGGAGAACTGCTGCTACGACCGCAGCGAGTTGATGATCATGAACATGGTCCGCAAGGGCCTGTTCGGCGAGCTGCTCCACGCCGAGTGCGGCTACATGCACGACTTGAGAGGAATCAAGTTTAGTAAAGGAGGTGAAGGCCTCTGGCGCCGGGTCCACGCCATGAAGATGGATGCCAACCTTTATCCCACCCACGGCCTGGGCCCCGTCGCCCAGTACATGAACATCAACCGCGGCGACCGCTTCGATTTCCTCGTCTCGATGAGCGGACCCTCCAAGGGACTGCAGGCCTACGCGGCCGAGCACCTCCCGGCCGACGACCCGCGGCGCAAGGAGAAGTACGTGCTCGGCGACGTCAATTCTACCCTGATCAAGACCGTGAAAGGCCTCACGATTCTCCTCCAGCATGACACCAACCTGCCCCGGCCCTACAGCCGTCTGCTCGTCGTCCAGGGCACCAAGGGCATCTTCCGCGGCTTCCCCGACCAGATTCACCTCGAGGGCCGAACCGACGGCCACGACTGGGAACCGGCCGACAAGTACCGCCCGGAGTTTGATCATCCGCTCTGGAAGACCATGCAGGATCGCTCCAAGGGCGCCGGCCACGGGGGAATGGACTTCATCGAGGACTTCCGCCTCATCCGGGCCCTCCGGACCGGCCAGTACCCCGATCAGGACGTCTACGACGCCGCCGCCTGGAGCGCTCCGGTCGAACTCACCGCCCGCTCGGTCGCCAACCGCTCCCGCCCGGCGGACTTCCCCGATTTCACCCGCGGTCGCTGGAAGACGACCCCGCCCATGGGCATTCTGGAGGCCTGA
- a CDS encoding fibronectin type III domain-containing protein produces the protein MTKRALGRVRLTCASIVLVGPWAVLALPAGELPDGRGDPAALQAAVLLEGWVAAVNAAGAEGTSDYPDWALTALPAGGSFDRAEARGQAIIAYLSLPDEFLLCLTAAQCEVAIRAKIGLLRSIDGLTGVALFARPIGKVDADYRPLSAYLPPPEPIVRKAESAAVTDADSTEPGAAISSSEKAVAAETPRTEAGGLPTYNPGRPQGALSGKTVFLSPGHGWLYNTTYKTWMTQRGNNYNLIEDLSNGEAVLNHLARYLHNAGADVWPCRERDFNTNMVIIDNQDAAPAFSVTGSWPTSTGAGTWKGDHYQYGTVSTTETGVATYLPSIPTAGYYAVYLWTPSASNRSTDAKVRVRHAGGVTAHAVNMQRDGNTWRFLGSYYFNAGRDAARGAVEISNQGSDTGKIVVADAVRFGGGMGDYDDGGGISGKPRWEESGKYFPVFMGQPDTPKGSVDSMPRYAAWESEDWEDSIYLSWHSNGGGGSVRGTDVYVYASGQSPGVSGSFELFDGVQGSDTLAVRILDEVITDIHAGWDPAWIGRKFGAWLGEVNPNNNDEMPACLIEVAYHDNPLDAQSLADPRFRDLVSRAIYQGVVHWWYRDHDGPSTTPIAVETLLPEPPTHLAVRHTSPGTLRVSWHAPPSNNGDHLLGDPATGYLVCHSTNGFGFDDGAPTVSTTLEFTGLAPGTIHFFRVIATNAGGQSFPSPIAGAMVAADGAAPILVVNGFDRLDRAMMLVERDPVSGKDLLRERLDRMNDFGYIRMFAAAVASTGNAFDSCAHQAVRDGDVPLVDYRLTIWGCGRQSEADHTFDAAEQALVAAYLVGGGRLFASGTDIGWDLDARNHGAAFYHDYLRATFSADDAATYSVTPVSGSLFDGVGAFAFDNGSTIYNAKSADVIIPRNGATAVLTYVGGNGEAAGVFYDGAFKVVTFGFPFETITSAATRTAVMQRIVERLLVPSCTQSPDLDNDNDVDQSDFALLQACYSGRGVTQSDPACLCSDLDSDGDVDANDTTILRQCMSGAGIAWDSNCR, from the coding sequence ATGACGAAGCGAGCCTTGGGGCGGGTGCGATTGACTTGCGCCAGCATCGTGCTGGTTGGCCCATGGGCAGTATTGGCCCTGCCGGCGGGCGAGCTGCCGGACGGCCGGGGCGACCCGGCGGCGCTGCAGGCCGCAGTGCTGCTCGAAGGCTGGGTCGCGGCGGTGAACGCGGCCGGGGCGGAGGGCACGTCCGACTATCCGGACTGGGCGTTGACCGCCCTGCCGGCCGGCGGATCGTTCGACCGGGCGGAGGCCCGGGGGCAGGCGATCATCGCCTACCTGTCGCTGCCCGACGAGTTTCTCCTCTGCCTCACGGCCGCCCAGTGCGAGGTGGCGATACGGGCGAAGATCGGACTGCTTCGATCGATCGACGGCCTGACCGGCGTCGCCCTGTTCGCTCGACCGATTGGGAAGGTGGACGCCGACTACCGACCGCTGTCCGCCTACCTGCCGCCCCCCGAGCCGATTGTCAGGAAGGCCGAGTCGGCGGCGGTCACCGACGCGGACTCGACCGAACCGGGCGCGGCGATCTCATCCTCGGAAAAGGCGGTCGCCGCCGAGACACCTCGCACCGAGGCGGGCGGTCTCCCAACCTATAATCCGGGTCGACCGCAGGGAGCCTTGTCGGGCAAGACGGTCTTCCTGAGTCCCGGCCACGGCTGGCTATACAACACCACCTACAAGACCTGGATGACTCAGCGGGGCAACAACTACAACCTGATCGAGGACCTGAGCAACGGGGAGGCGGTCCTGAACCATCTGGCCCGCTACCTGCACAACGCGGGGGCCGACGTGTGGCCCTGCCGCGAACGGGACTTCAACACCAACATGGTCATCATTGACAACCAGGACGCGGCCCCGGCCTTCAGCGTCACCGGTTCCTGGCCGACGAGCACCGGAGCGGGCACCTGGAAGGGCGACCACTACCAGTATGGCACGGTCAGCACGACGGAGACCGGCGTAGCCACCTACCTCCCGAGCATCCCGACCGCCGGCTACTACGCGGTCTATCTCTGGACACCGTCGGCATCGAACCGTTCGACCGACGCGAAGGTCCGCGTTCGCCACGCGGGTGGCGTGACCGCCCACGCAGTCAACATGCAGCGCGACGGCAACACCTGGCGTTTTCTGGGCAGCTACTACTTCAATGCCGGGCGGGACGCGGCCCGCGGAGCGGTTGAGATTTCGAACCAGGGCTCGGATACCGGCAAGATCGTGGTGGCCGACGCGGTCCGGTTCGGCGGGGGCATGGGTGACTACGACGACGGCGGGGGCATCAGCGGCAAGCCGCGCTGGGAGGAGTCGGGCAAGTACTTTCCGGTTTTCATGGGCCAGCCGGACACCCCCAAAGGCAGCGTGGATTCCATGCCCCGCTACGCGGCGTGGGAAAGCGAGGACTGGGAAGACTCCATATACCTCTCATGGCACAGCAACGGTGGCGGCGGCAGTGTGCGCGGCACGGACGTCTACGTCTACGCCTCCGGGCAGTCACCGGGGGTCTCGGGCAGTTTCGAGCTGTTCGACGGCGTCCAGGGCAGTGACACGCTGGCCGTGCGCATCCTCGACGAGGTGATCACCGACATTCACGCCGGGTGGGATCCCGCCTGGATCGGCCGGAAGTTCGGTGCCTGGCTGGGCGAGGTCAATCCGAACAACAACGATGAGATGCCCGCCTGCCTGATCGAGGTCGCCTACCACGACAACCCGCTCGACGCCCAGTCGCTGGCCGACCCTCGGTTCCGCGATCTCGTATCCCGGGCGATCTACCAGGGGGTCGTCCACTGGTGGTACCGCGACCACGACGGGCCCTCGACCACGCCGATCGCCGTCGAGACGCTTTTGCCGGAGCCGCCGACGCACCTGGCCGTCCGCCATACCAGCCCCGGCACGCTGCGGGTCAGTTGGCACGCCCCGCCGTCCAACAACGGCGACCATCTGCTGGGGGATCCGGCCACCGGATACCTGGTCTGCCACAGCACCAACGGGTTCGGCTTCGACGACGGCGCGCCGACCGTCTCGACCACCCTAGAGTTTACCGGGCTGGCGCCGGGCACGATCCACTTCTTCCGGGTCATCGCCACGAACGCCGGCGGCCAGTCGTTTCCCAGCCCGATCGCCGGGGCCATGGTCGCCGCCGATGGGGCTGCCCCGATCCTGGTGGTCAATGGCTTCGACCGGCTCGACCGGGCCATGATGCTGGTCGAACGCGATCCGGTGAGCGGCAAGGACCTGCTTCGCGAGCGGCTCGACCGGATGAACGACTTCGGCTACATCCGCATGTTCGCGGCCGCCGTGGCGAGCACCGGGAACGCCTTTGACTCCTGCGCCCACCAGGCGGTGCGCGACGGCGATGTGCCCCTGGTCGACTACCGCCTGACCATCTGGGGATGTGGCCGTCAATCCGAGGCCGATCATACGTTCGATGCCGCCGAGCAGGCCCTGGTTGCGGCCTACCTGGTCGGCGGCGGGCGGCTGTTCGCCTCCGGAACCGACATCGGCTGGGATCTGGATGCCCGCAATCACGGGGCCGCGTTCTATCACGACTACCTGCGAGCCACGTTCTCGGCCGACGACGCCGCGACCTACAGCGTTACCCCGGTCTCCGGATCCCTGTTCGACGGCGTCGGAGCGTTCGCCTTCGACAACGGATCGACCATCTACAACGCCAAGTCAGCCGACGTCATCATTCCTCGAAACGGGGCGACTGCGGTGCTCACCTACGTCGGCGGCAACGGCGAGGCTGCCGGCGTATTCTACGACGGGGCGTTCAAGGTAGTCACCTTCGGGTTTCCGTTCGAGACGATCACCTCGGCGGCCACACGAACGGCCGTCATGCAGCGAATCGTCGAGCGACTCCTGGTTCCGTCGTGTACCCAGAGCCCTGATCTGGACAACGATAACGACGTGGATCAGTCGGACTTCGCCCTCCTGCAGGCGTGCTACAGCGGGAGAGGCGTCACCCAGTCCGACCCGGCGTGCCTCTGCTCGGATCTCGACAGCGACGGGGACGTCGACGCGAACGATACGACCATCTTGCGCCAATGCATGTCCGGCGCGGGCATCGCCTGGGACTCGAACTGCAGATGA